The Raphanus sativus cultivar WK10039 chromosome 2, ASM80110v3, whole genome shotgun sequence genome includes a region encoding these proteins:
- the LOC108840319 gene encoding uncharacterized protein LOC108840319 isoform X1, translated as MAPRLFACFRVHGSSTSTAGKGISGHNAAVVAADVPAGDGPVLVQLFSSQGCKTSPEAEMLVSRLGRGDFDGQIRREGGAGSPAMVLVFHVDYWDYLGWKDPYGSSQWTVRQKAYVEALNQDTMFTPQFVVQGRVQFLGNEEDALLRSIVEAPRFPSPAFRATFQRPTSETLQVSLTGALRMKVDSSGMDIMVALYENGIVTDCPRGENSGRVLSNDYVVRKLEKLCTVKDLMAKKIVSGTAHFTVWDGFNSAKCGVAVFLQNTSLQIFDMFAQLTHSNTNEL; from the exons atgGCGCCGCGTCTTTTCGCCTGTTTCCGCGTCCACGGATCATCAACTTCCACCGCCGGAAAAGGAATCTCCGGTCATAACGCTGCCGTTGTAGCTGCCGATGTTCCCGCAGGTGACGGACCTGTTCTCGTTCAACTCTTCTCTTCCCAGGGGTGCAAGACTTCTCCGGAGGCGGAGATGCTCGTGTCGCGCCTAGGCCGTGGAGATTTCGACGGTCAGATCCGTCGTGAAGGTGGGGCTGGTTCTCCGGCGATGGTTCTTGTTTTTCACGTTGATTATTGGGATTACTTGGGGTGGAAGGATCCGTACGGGTCGAGCCAATGGACGGTGAGGCAAAAGGCTTACGTCGAGGCGTTGAACCAAGATACGATGTTCACTCCACAGTTTGTGGTTCAAGGTCGCGTCCAGTTCCTTGGCAATGAGGAAGATGCTCTTCTCAGGTCCATCGTTGAAGCGCCTAGGTTTCCTTCTCCGGCGTTTCGG GCCACATTTCAAAGACCAACCTCAGAAACCCTGCAAGTATCTCTCACGGGAGCATTGAGAATGAAAGTGGACTCGAGCGGGATGGATATAATGGTGGCGCTATACGAGAACGGGATAGTGACTGATTGCCCTCGGGGAGAGAACTCAGGGAGAGTCTTGTCCAATGATTACGTTGTAAGAAAGCTAGAAAAGTTATGCACTGTTAAAGATTTAATGGCGAAGAAGATTGTGTCGGGAACGGCTCATTTCACGGTATGGGATGGGTTCAACAGTGCTAAATGTGGTGTCGCTGTATTTCTACAAAATACTTCTCTTCAAATTTTCG
- the LOC108840319 gene encoding uncharacterized protein LOC108840319 isoform X2 yields MAPRLFACFRVHGSSTSTAGKGISGHNAAVVAADVPAGDGPVLVQLFSSQGCKTSPEAEMLVSRLGRGDFDGQIRREGGAGSPAMVLVFHVDYWDYLGWKDPYGSSQWTVRQKAYVEALNQDTMFTPQFVVQGRVQFLGNEEDALLRSIVEAPRFPSPAFRATFQRPTSETLQVSLTGALRMKVDSSGMDIMVALYENGIVTDCPRGENSGRVLSNDYVVRKLEKLCTVKDLMAKKIVSGTAHFTVWDGFNSAKCGVAVFLQNTSLQIFGTQSFQMPDEI; encoded by the exons atgGCGCCGCGTCTTTTCGCCTGTTTCCGCGTCCACGGATCATCAACTTCCACCGCCGGAAAAGGAATCTCCGGTCATAACGCTGCCGTTGTAGCTGCCGATGTTCCCGCAGGTGACGGACCTGTTCTCGTTCAACTCTTCTCTTCCCAGGGGTGCAAGACTTCTCCGGAGGCGGAGATGCTCGTGTCGCGCCTAGGCCGTGGAGATTTCGACGGTCAGATCCGTCGTGAAGGTGGGGCTGGTTCTCCGGCGATGGTTCTTGTTTTTCACGTTGATTATTGGGATTACTTGGGGTGGAAGGATCCGTACGGGTCGAGCCAATGGACGGTGAGGCAAAAGGCTTACGTCGAGGCGTTGAACCAAGATACGATGTTCACTCCACAGTTTGTGGTTCAAGGTCGCGTCCAGTTCCTTGGCAATGAGGAAGATGCTCTTCTCAGGTCCATCGTTGAAGCGCCTAGGTTTCCTTCTCCGGCGTTTCGG GCCACATTTCAAAGACCAACCTCAGAAACCCTGCAAGTATCTCTCACGGGAGCATTGAGAATGAAAGTGGACTCGAGCGGGATGGATATAATGGTGGCGCTATACGAGAACGGGATAGTGACTGATTGCCCTCGGGGAGAGAACTCAGGGAGAGTCTTGTCCAATGATTACGTTGTAAGAAAGCTAGAAAAGTTATGCACTGTTAAAGATTTAATGGCGAAGAAGATTGTGTCGGGAACGGCTCATTTCACGGTATGGGATGGGTTCAACAGTGCTAAATGTGGTGTCGCTGTATTTCTACAAAATACTTCTCTTCAAATTTTCGGTACGCAGAGTTTTCAAATGCCTGATGagatttga